The Triticum dicoccoides isolate Atlit2015 ecotype Zavitan chromosome 6A, WEW_v2.0, whole genome shotgun sequence genome has a window encoding:
- the LOC119317798 gene encoding ADP-glucose phosphorylase-like, with the protein MAEASRTSEAHRDAVFARWVIFSPARSRRPTDLKSHGPANPSPGPDDGAPKPSCPFCLGRESECAPEIFRVPAPDESPSWRIRVIENLFPALRREAAPPAPEDEEPVGAGECAVRGFGFHDVVIETPHHEVRLWDLEAEGVRDVLLAYARRVQQLAEHPAVKYVQVFKNQGASAGASMAHSHSQMLGTPFVPPSVTSRLNCMKEVFERSGKCSLCAVVSKDILVSETHNFSAFVPFAASYPFEIWIVPRQHSSYFHETDQDKVLDLAGLLKSMLQKLCKQLNDSPFNYMIHSAPFGLSSSCLPYTHWFLQIVPQLSVIGGFEIGSGCHINPVFPEDAAKILREIDGSV; encoded by the exons ATGGCGGAAGCTTCTAGAACCTCCGAGGCGCACCGCGACGCCGTGTTCGCGCGGTGGGTGATTTTCTCGCCGGCGCGCTCCCGTCGCCCCACCGACCTCAAGTCCCACGGCCCGGCAAACCCTAGCCCCGGCCCCGACGACGGCGCCCCCAAGCCGTCCTGCCCCTTCTGCCTCGGCCGCGAGTCCGAGTGCGCGCCGGAGATATTCCGTGTGCCGGCTCCCGACGAGTCGCCGTCGTGGCGGATCCGCGTGATCGAGAACCTCTTCCCAGCGCTGCGGCGCGAGGCGGCGCCGCCCGCACCGGAGGACGAGGAGCCCGTCGGCGCGGGGGAATGCGCCGTGAGGGGGTTCGGGTTCCACGACGTGGTCATCGAGACGCCGCACCATGAAGTGCGGCTCTGGGATCTGGAGGCGGAGGGGGTCCGCGACGTCCTGCTTGCGTACGCGCGTCGGGTGCAGCAGCTGGCTGAGCACCCAGCGGTGAAGTATGTTCAG GTGTTCAAGAACCAGGGGGCATCTGCCGGAGCTTCAATGGCACACTCACACAGCCAGATGCTGGGAACTCCTTTTGTCCCTCCATCTGTTACCTCCCGGCTTAACTGCATGAAGGAGGTCTTTGAGAGGTCAGGAAAGTGCAGCCTCTGTGCGGTTGTGTCCAAGGATATCTTGGTCAGTGAGACGCACAATTTTTCTGCATTTGTCCCTTTTGCAGCTTCTTATCCATTTGAGATATGGATCGTTCCTCGGCAACATAGCTCCTACTTCCATGAAACAGATCAGGATAAG GTATTGGATCTTGCGGGCCTGTTGAAAAGCATGCTTCAGAAGTTGTGTAAGCAACTCAATGACTCCCCATTCAACTATATGATCCACAGCGCACCGTTTGGACTTTCCTCATCTTGTCTACCTTACACACATTGGTTCCTCCAAATAGTGCCACAGTTGAGTGTAATCGGTGGATTTGAGATAGGAAGCGGGTGCCACATAAACCCAGTTTTCCCGGAAGATGCTGCAAAAATTCTGAGGGAAATCGACGGCTCAGTATAG